The DNA sequence CAGGGTTTGTTGCGATGGCTTTTCGAGATGGAGAATTGCAAAAACGTTCTTACCCTAATTCCTTTGGGGGACAATACCAAAAAAAGGGTTATGAGCTCATTCAAGAGCTAGAACTTCTCAAAAACGTTCCAAGAATCGCTGAAGAAACCGTTCGCCTTTTAGATGCCCCCAGTTGCCCTGTTGGAGAAAAGGATCTCATTTTAGACAGCTCTCAACTCGGTCTTCAAATCCATGAATCGGTTGGACACCCTATTGAGCTCGATCGAGTGCTCGGAAGTGAGGCCAATTACGCCGGAAAAAGTTTTCTTACGCTAGATCAATTAAAAACCCTTCAGTACGGATCCCCTATTGTTCACGTCGTCGCTGACGCTAGACTTTCACATGGTCCAGGTCTCGGCACGTTTGGCTATGATGATGAGGGCGTCCCTGCACAAGGAACGGATATTATTCGAGAGGGACAATTTGTAGGCTATCTCTCCTCTCGCGAGACCGCTCAAGATATCGGCGAAACACGCAGCAATGGAACCATGCGAGCTGAAAGCTGGAATCGGATTCCATTAATCCGCATGACCAATATTAGCCTCATGCCAAAAAATTGGGACTTTGAAAACTTAATTGCAGACACAAAAGATGGAATTTATTTAGAAACAAATCGAAGCTGGAGCATTGATGATCGTAGGCTCAATTTTCAATTTGGAACTGAAATAGGATGGGAAATTAAAAATGGCAAGAAGATGAATAGGGTCAAAAACCCAATTTATTGGGGAATCACACCCGAATTCTGGAACGCCTGCGATGCCATTTGTAGTGATCGATATTGGACGCTCTGGGGAACTCCCAATTGTGGCAAAGGACAACCCTGCCAAACCATGGGAACAGGTCACGGTTCTAGTCCAGCTAGGTTTCGCGGGATAAAGGTTGGAGCCAGTCATTGACAAGAAGATCTATAAACGCGGATCTAACGCAGATCTATAAACGCAGATCAAATGCGGATCTATTTATGGCTATAGAAGAAAAATTGCTGTATCAGGAGATTACATATGAGATTAGAGGAGCGTGTTTCTGGATATGGAAGGAATTCGCAAGTGCATTCAAAGAATCTATCATTGATAAAGCCCTCACGGAGGAACTCAAGAAAAGGGGACTTAAGGTTGATAACCAAAAACACATAGACATTTTCTACAACAAAAAGAAAGTAGGAACTTATATTCCTGATAAAGTTATCAATGATTGTGTGCTCGTTGAACTCAAAAGAAAACCTTTTTTACTACGGCAAGATAAAGAACAATTGTGGCATTATTTAAAAGGATCCGAATACAAATTGGGTTTGCTAATCAACTTTGGAGAAAACGAACTAGAGTTTGAACGCATCGCCTACGACACTAAAAGAAGATCAAAGAGAGATCAGCGCCAGATCCGCGTTGCAGATCCGCGTTTGATCCGCGTAGTAGATCCGCGTTTGATCCGCGAACAATGAAAATACTCAAAGAGAAATCTGAACAAGTTTTTGATACGGTTTTCAAAACCAGTCAGGCTGATGAAACTGAAATTCATTTTAACTGGATCACCCATGCCCTCACCCGGTTTGCCAATAACGAGATTCATCAAAATATGGGGGACGAAGATATTGAAGTTTCGATTCGTTCATCCTTTGGAAAAAAAACGGCTCGGGTCACTACGAATAAAACGGACATGGAATATCTCAAAAAAATGACCCAGTTGTCAAATCATCTGGCTTCCCTAACCCCTGAGGATCCCGACCTTCTTCCCATGCCAGGGCCCCAAACTTATCCCACAGTGAAACACGCTTATGAAAGAACAGATCACATCAAAGCTGAAACCAGAGCTCGTGCGGTTTCAGTCCCCATCAAAATCGCACAACTAAAAAATCTGACTTGCGCAGGTATTTTCGCAAATGATCTCACACGTCATGCCCTTGGAAATTCCAAAGGACTTCGAGCCTATTCTGAGGAAACCTACGCTGTTTTTTCAACCACCATGATGGATAACAAACTAGGTTCAGGTTGGGCAAAAATGGGTCACCCCGATTCTACTCAAATCCCCGTCGAAACCTTGGCCTTACAGGCTTCTGAAAAAGCTATTTTAAGTAAGAATCCGATTGATATTTCTGCAGGTGCTTACACCGTGATTCTCGAACCCTCTGCTGTGCTTGATCTCCTTGAATTCATGCTTCTTGATTTTGGAGGACTTTCCGTTTTAGAACAAAGGAGTGCCTTTACAGAAAAATTGGATAAAAAAATTTTTGGTTCAAATATTACTTTTAAGGATGATATTTATCACCCCTTACAATCAGGAGCCCCCTTTGACGGTGAAGGATTTCCAAAAAAGCAAATTGAGTTGGTCCAAAATGGCATTTTAAAAAATTTGGTCTATAGCCAATCAAGCGCTCTTCGCTCTCAAAAAAAGCCTACAGGCCATGGATTTCCGGTTCCCAACGCTTATGGAGAAGCACCCATGAATTTCGTCATGAACGGGGGAAACTCCTCCCTCAAGCAAATGATTGAAGGAACGGATCGAGGGCTTCTCATGACTCGTTTCTGGTATATCCGTGAAGTCGATCCCATGCAAAAAATCTTGACGGGAATGACAAGAGATGGGACTTTTTTAATTGAAAATGGCGTTTTAAAATCGGCCGTTAAAAATTTAAGATTCAACGAAAGCTTATTTCATCTATTAAATAATGTGGTTGAATTAGGACCCAGTGTCCGTGCCTCTGGAGAGGAAGGAATGGATATGATTGTCCCTGCTTTAAAAGCGAACGATTTTCACTTTACAAGCAGTACTAAATATTAATAAAATCCAAAATTTAAACATCAAAAATCAAAATGACATCTCAAAATCCAAAATATATCTATGTCATAGATCATGAAATCATTTTAAATTTTAATATGTCATTTTGATTTTTGTCATCATGAACTTTCAGTCCACCCAAGTGGATGAAAATTGAGTTCCTCCCCTTTGGGGTACAAAGGAGGGAAATAGCCAGTAACAACGTCTCATTTTCATGACTGAATTTTGATTTTTGGAATATCGAAAGGATACTATGTTTTACTCTAAAACTAAAATGTCTCTTAAACTCGCCCACAGTCCCGACGCCGATGACGCATTCATGTTTTACGGTCTAGCCAAAGGTTTTGTTCCGTCTGAAGAAATTGAATTCACACATATCTTAAGCGATATCGAAACCCTTAATCAAAAAGCCAAAGAAGGGATTTATGAAGTCACCGCCCTTTCAGTCCATGCCTATCCTTATGTCAGCGACCGCTATAACATTTTAAAATCTGGCGCAAGCATTGGAGATAACTATGGCCCCCTTTTAGTCGCTCGAGAAAAAATGAGCATTGAAGATCTTAAATGGAAAATCATTGCGGTTCCCGGAACCCTGACCACAGCTTATCTTGCTCTTAAACTTTTTGACCGAAATATTCGAACCAAAATCATTCCTTTCAATCAAATTATTGCAGCCGTGGAAAAAAAAGAAGTGGATGTTGGCCTGATCATTCATGAAGGACAGCTTACATTTTCAAAAAATGGCCTTCATAAAATTTTAGATTTAGGAGTTTGGTGGAACGAAACAACCGGACTTCCTCTTCCCCTCGGAGTGAACGGAATTCGAAAAGATTTAGAACCCTCTCTTCAGAAAAAAATCGCCCGTCTTATTAAAGAAAGTATTTGTTATTCACTTTCCCATCGAAAAGAAGCGGTAGAGTACGCCCTTCAATTTGCTCGTGGAATGGATCCCGTCCTTGCGGATAAATTTATTGGCATGTATGTGAACGACGACACCATTGAAATGAGCGAGCAAAGCCAAAAAGCCATTGACGTCCTTCTCACTAGAGCCTTTGAGGAAGGATTAATCCTCCAAAAAAAATTAGAATATATCTAATATAACTCCCTTTTTAGCAATGAGTTATCGATGTTCAAAACTGTTTAATGTCAGGATTCATTTTCCCTTGACATCGCCCACTCAGCAGCGTGAGAATGGGGGTAAGAGGTCTTATAAAGAGACCTTGTGGTGTTAGTAAAAGCAGAATAAAGCAAGGTTATAGCCCGATAAAGGCAAACTATTCGAAAGAATGGGGCGCAAAGTTACAGATCCGAAGATTTTGAGTTCGTGAATCGTATAACATTCCACGAGTCAGGAACCCAGAGTCAGGGTGGCTGAACTGCCAAAGGCTGTGAACTTAGAGTTCCTTTGTGCACACCTGTTCTTCGAATAGAAGAACAGGTTTTTTTATGGGCACGAAGAGGAACTCTATGAAAAAGCGACGGGTCAAAGAATTTAGTCTGGGATTCAGTCTGATCGAAGTTGTTTCAGGCATTGCGATTATTCTAAGCATTGCAGGACTTCTCTTATCTGCAATTACATCCGCACGAGAAAAAGGACTCCAAGCAAAATGCATCAGCAACCAGAAGAATTTAACCGCAGCGCTCATCATGTATGCTGTCGACCATGAAAATTTTCCGACAGAACTTGCCCAACTAAAATTATCCCCTCTCCAAAAAGAACGTCTATCTGGAGCATGGGTTTACGCTGATTCTTCCGTACCATTTTACTACGACTTACAATTTGGAGTCACTCAATGTCCTAAGGTACAAGGTAAAATTACAGATCCAACACCCACTTACTCCTATGGAATTAATGAATGGGTTCAAGGAAAAAGTCTAAGCCTTATTACGAACCCTTCCGAAACCATCGTCACCTCTGACAGTCTTAACAAGGCCGCTATCTCAAGCGTCCAGGATGTCGACCCTCGCCACATGGGAGGAGCCTTTGCCGGCTTTGCGGACGGCCATGTAGAGTTAGTCAAATTCTCTCAACTTGAAACCTTTTTCACTTCAAGTGACACATCCTCTTCTTTAAACACGACTGACACTTTCCCCTCTCTTCCTGAAGGGGATACAACAGGCGGCATTCTTTTTTACCGTGGCGGGGTCCCCACTGAGGAACCAGTAGCCGATGAGAATGAAGATGTTGAAGACAATGATGACTCTGCTGAAAGTGAAGACAGCCCTCCTTCAGACGAAGATGAAACAGAAGGGAAAAATTCTGAAGATGAAAATGAAGATGAAAATATTGAAGAACCCATCGAAGAAAATGACGAAGAAGATCTTGAGGATCCTACTAAAGACGAAGAAGACCTTGAGGATACCGAAAATGATGATGATTCGGGAGAGGCTCACGATAATAACGGACATGGCAATAATGAGGACCACGATGACGAAGACAATCCTGGTCAAGGTAATGGAGATCACGGACATGACCACGACGAAGATACCGAGGACCTCCCATGATGGCATCGATGATGACGAGATGGGAGGAGGAAACAAAAGTGGAGATG is a window from the Chlamydiota bacterium genome containing:
- a CDS encoding TldD/PmbA family protein — protein: MNKSEIRNPKSEIKRLSLESLAQNALDEAISLGASYADVRLIESTSRNLATKNGVPTSLDIEESQGLGIRLLYHGAWGFAATHDLSNENVLRTAFKAIKIAKASALTKKEPVRLAEEKPIQTEWSSPFSIDPFSVPIEEQLNFLLQIDEEIRKTKGISISETSMHFHKEHKLFLSSEGSRILQHFITSGAGFVAMAFRDGELQKRSYPNSFGGQYQKKGYELIQELELLKNVPRIAEETVRLLDAPSCPVGEKDLILDSSQLGLQIHESVGHPIELDRVLGSEANYAGKSFLTLDQLKTLQYGSPIVHVVADARLSHGPGLGTFGYDDEGVPAQGTDIIREGQFVGYLSSRETAQDIGETRSNGTMRAESWNRIPLIRMTNISLMPKNWDFENLIADTKDGIYLETNRSWSIDDRRLNFQFGTEIGWEIKNGKKMNRVKNPIYWGITPEFWNACDAICSDRYWTLWGTPNCGKGQPCQTMGTGHGSSPARFRGIKVGASH
- a CDS encoding GxxExxY protein codes for the protein MAIEEKLLYQEITYEIRGACFWIWKEFASAFKESIIDKALTEELKKRGLKVDNQKHIDIFYNKKKVGTYIPDKVINDCVLVELKRKPFLLRQDKEQLWHYLKGSEYKLGLLINFGENELEFERIAYDTKRRSKRDQRQIRVADPRLIRVVDPRLIREQ
- a CDS encoding TldD/PmbA family protein, producing the protein MKILKEKSEQVFDTVFKTSQADETEIHFNWITHALTRFANNEIHQNMGDEDIEVSIRSSFGKKTARVTTNKTDMEYLKKMTQLSNHLASLTPEDPDLLPMPGPQTYPTVKHAYERTDHIKAETRARAVSVPIKIAQLKNLTCAGIFANDLTRHALGNSKGLRAYSEETYAVFSTTMMDNKLGSGWAKMGHPDSTQIPVETLALQASEKAILSKNPIDISAGAYTVILEPSAVLDLLEFMLLDFGGLSVLEQRSAFTEKLDKKIFGSNITFKDDIYHPLQSGAPFDGEGFPKKQIELVQNGILKNLVYSQSSALRSQKKPTGHGFPVPNAYGEAPMNFVMNGGNSSLKQMIEGTDRGLLMTRFWYIREVDPMQKILTGMTRDGTFLIENGVLKSAVKNLRFNESLFHLLNNVVELGPSVRASGEEGMDMIVPALKANDFHFTSSTKY
- a CDS encoding ABC transporter substrate-binding protein; translated protein: MSLKLAHSPDADDAFMFYGLAKGFVPSEEIEFTHILSDIETLNQKAKEGIYEVTALSVHAYPYVSDRYNILKSGASIGDNYGPLLVAREKMSIEDLKWKIIAVPGTLTTAYLALKLFDRNIRTKIIPFNQIIAAVEKKEVDVGLIIHEGQLTFSKNGLHKILDLGVWWNETTGLPLPLGVNGIRKDLEPSLQKKIARLIKESICYSLSHRKEAVEYALQFARGMDPVLADKFIGMYVNDDTIEMSEQSQKAIDVLLTRAFEEGLILQKKLEYI